The proteins below are encoded in one region of Lactuca sativa cultivar Salinas chromosome 3, Lsat_Salinas_v11, whole genome shotgun sequence:
- the LOC111916869 gene encoding uncharacterized protein LOC111916869 gives MSNNKKLLIIGGTGYLGQHLLQSFSESQKSIDLSIAFTHQSSSPPNLLLQSLPHATPFQVDLQTGQGFDSISHTFGQPDVVVNCAAISIPRACETNPTLAMSVNIPSSLVKWLSSFTESNTLLIHLSTDQVYEGTKSFYKEDNETLPVNVYGKSKVEAEEYIIAKCSNFVILRSSIIFGPQTISPVSKSLPVQWMDSVLGKGQETDFFHDEFRCPVYVKDVVNIIQILTNKWISDGKKMGLLLNVGGPDRLSRVQMAETVAHVRGYNTSLIKHVSTSSIDRGVKSPSDISMDISKLIQTLDFRPMSFQDGVKLTIESMNP, from the exons ATGAGCAACAACAAGAAATTATTGATAATCGGAGGCACTGGTTACTTGGGTCAGCATCTATTACAATCCTTTTCAGAATCCCAGAAATCAATCGATCTATCAATAGCGTTCACACATCAGTCGTCTTCTCCGCCTAACCTCTTACTTCAATCCCTTCCTCATGCTACCCCCTTTCAAGTTGACTTACAAACGGGTCAGGGGTTTGACTCCATCTCTCACACATTTGGCCAG CCTGATGTTGTAGTCAATTGTGCTGCAATTTCTATACCTCGTGCTTGTGAGACAAATCCTACACTTGCCATGTCCGTTAATATTCCTTCCTCACTTGTAAAATGGTTATCAAGTTTCACTGAAAGCAATACTCTTCTCATTCATCTATCCACCGATCAAG TTTATGAAGGGACAAAGTCTTTTTATAAAGAAGACAATGAGACACTTCCAGTGAATGTATATGGGAAGTCGAAAGTGGAAGCTGAAGAATATATTATTGCAAAATGTTCAAACTTTGTGATTTTAAGAAGCAGCATTATTTTTGGACCACAAACTATCTCACCTGTCTCAAAATCACTTCCAGttcag TGGATGGATAGTGTTCTTGGCAAAGGGCAAGAAACAGACTTCTTTCATGATGAATTTCGTTGCCCGGTTTATGTGAAGGATGTTGTAAATATTATACAAATATTAACCAACAAATGGATTTCAG ATGGAAAGAAAATGGGATTGCTTCTAAATGTTGGTGGGCCCGATAGGTTATCTCGGGTTCAAATGGCTGAGACTGTGGCTCATGTTAGAGGCTACAACACCTCATTGATCAAACATGTGTCCACGTCATCG attGATCGTGGAGTGAAGTCACCAAGTGACATATCCATGGATATAAGCAAGCTAATTCAAACATTAGATTTTAGACCAATGTCTTTTCAAGATGGTGTCAAGTTGACAATTGAATCAATGAATCCATGA